TCATACCCCAAATATTGTGGGGGATTCCAAAACCAAACAATATCGAGGTGAAAATATACAAAACAACCCCAAGAGATGCTCCACTTGCCACACCTGTTAGATACGGATCTGCCAATGGGTTCCTAAAATAGCCCTGCATCAAAATTCCTGCCAATGCTATTGACATTCCTGCAATAATTGCCCCAATAGTTCTTAAAATTCTTAACTTTCCAATAATTTTGTCTTTAATCTCATTACCAGTAGTTCCTTTAAGTATATAATTTTTTACTTCCTCAGAAGTGATTTTAACACTACCAGCAGCTAAACTGTAAATTGAAGAAATAACAATCAATGAACTTAACAATACGCATAAAAAAACAACCCTCTTAGCCCCCAAGTAATCACCTAAAAATTTTTTATGAAAAATAAATATTAAGTATTATTTAAATATTACTAATGGAATTTAGTTTATCTTTATTAAATACTTAGTATTGTCCCCAAGTACTTCAGGATGTATGGCTTTTGCATAGTCAAGCATGATTCCAGCAGGGTCTAAAACTTCTCTTTTTGTATTGTCATAAGGTAGAGCATAAAATCTTCCATTTTTAAATGCTTTGAAGTTAGCAAAATCAGGGTTTAGGTTAAGTAATTGCTCTTTTGTTGTTATATTCCCACCCATTGTATGTAAAATAACGACATCCGCATCCATAGCCCTTTCATAAAATGTCTCTTTATCCATATAACTTCCTCCTGTCCCTGGAATGTCGTTAAAGATGTATTCCCCTTTAACCATGTTTATCCATTTTGGTCTAAAGTTTTGTGCTCCCCAAACGTAAGGACCTTTTGTCGGTGACCAGTAGAAGAATGCAACTTTTGGGTAATTATCTATATCATAAACTTTTCTTAAGATACTATTTCTTACCCTCCATGCATCTTGGAAGTAGTTTTCAGATTTTTTATAATCATCATCACCATAAAATACCGCAAAAAATTTTATCCATTCAGTTTTTCCTAAAAAACTATCCTCTCAGTAAGCTCCAGTCCTTGCATAGTTTATGTTCAATTCATCAAATTTCTTTTTCATAGATTCTGTATATTTGAATTTATATATAAACACTATTTCAGGATTTGAATTTATAATATTTTCATAATTTGGTTTTGTCCATCTTCCAGCATCTAAAATATCTCCATTTTGGTATCTTTCATACAATCTTGGAAGTTCATTTTTATACTTTGGAGCTATGGAGTTTAAATATTGCATTGCCTTTATACTGTCAATTATA
This sequence is a window from Methanotorris formicicus Mc-S-70. Protein-coding genes within it:
- a CDS encoding ABC transporter substrate-binding protein — its product is MKFFAVFYGDDDYKKSENYFQDAWRVRNSILRKVYDIDNYPKVAFFYWSPTKGPYVWGAQNFRPKWINMVKGEYIFNDIPGTGGSYMDKETFYERAMDADVVILHTMGGNITTKEQLLNLNPDFANFKAFKNGRFYALPYDNTKREVLDPAGIMLDYAKAIHPEVLGDNTKYLIKIN